In Halanaeroarchaeum sp. HSR-CO, one DNA window encodes the following:
- a CDS encoding MFS transporter, with amino-acid sequence MRLLTDTRNRRWLAWGALALVFLLVNIHRLSTAVLSEQLTADFAISAAQLGTLHASFFVIYAIVQIPTGVMADRYGPRYIGAGGAFVLSVGAICFTLSDGYLVAFLSRALTGLGSGVIFISILRFSANWFRTDEFGMMTGLTAGVAGLGAIFSTTPLAVAVGRFGWRPTVFGLALFGFAAGVAVFGLARRSPAAAGLEPIRNVPEQPAISLSATGAYIRTLLGDVDQWLLSIVFFSGMGTVLTIIGLWGVPYLVVVYGLDVTTASYFTLLGSVGMLVGSPTVGWLSDRIGRRFLPMAAGLGLFVVTLAVVPITGKPPLAVVALTYFLTGTGLGFIVLALPIVKEKYPAAVSGVATATVNAAGFFGATALPPLMGVALDRYRTGDIVGGTVVYTEFGYRVAFAITTVAVAVAFLSSMVLFVRKRRHPEQFRSERLDA; translated from the coding sequence GTGCGTCTGTTGACTGATACCAGGAACCGACGCTGGCTCGCCTGGGGGGCGCTGGCGCTCGTCTTCCTGCTCGTCAACATCCATCGGCTCTCCACGGCCGTTCTCTCCGAACAGTTGACCGCGGATTTCGCCATCTCGGCAGCCCAGCTGGGGACGTTGCACGCCTCCTTCTTCGTCATCTACGCTATCGTCCAGATACCGACGGGCGTGATGGCCGACCGGTACGGCCCGCGGTACATCGGTGCCGGAGGCGCGTTCGTGTTGAGCGTGGGCGCTATCTGTTTCACACTGAGCGACGGCTATCTCGTCGCCTTCCTCTCGCGGGCACTCACCGGCCTCGGGAGTGGCGTCATCTTCATCTCCATTTTGCGGTTCAGCGCCAACTGGTTCCGGACCGACGAATTCGGGATGATGACCGGGCTGACCGCCGGCGTCGCTGGCCTGGGTGCCATCTTCTCGACGACGCCACTGGCGGTCGCCGTCGGCCGGTTCGGCTGGCGACCGACGGTCTTCGGGCTGGCGCTTTTCGGGTTCGCCGCGGGTGTCGCCGTCTTCGGCCTCGCGAGACGTTCGCCCGCTGCTGCCGGCCTCGAACCGATCAGGAACGTCCCCGAACAGCCCGCCATCTCGCTTTCTGCGACCGGCGCCTACATCCGCACGCTCCTCGGCGACGTCGACCAGTGGCTCCTGTCGATCGTCTTCTTCTCGGGGATGGGTACCGTCCTGACGATCATCGGACTGTGGGGTGTTCCGTACCTCGTTGTGGTCTACGGTCTCGACGTCACCACTGCCTCGTACTTCACGCTCCTCGGATCGGTCGGGATGCTCGTCGGTTCGCCGACCGTCGGCTGGCTATCGGACCGGATCGGGCGGCGGTTCCTTCCGATGGCCGCAGGGCTCGGACTGTTCGTGGTGACTCTCGCCGTCGTCCCCATCACCGGGAAGCCACCGCTTGCCGTCGTCGCCCTCACGTACTTCCTGACCGGGACCGGTCTCGGGTTCATCGTGCTGGCGCTCCCCATCGTCAAGGAGAAGTATCCCGCCGCGGTGAGCGGGGTCGCCACCGCGACCGTCAACGCGGCGGGCTTTTTCGGGGCAACCGCTCTCCCGCCCCTGATGGGTGTGGCCCTCGATCGCTATCGGACCGGCGATATCGTCGGCGGGACGGTCGTCTACACCGAGTTCGGCTATCGTGTGGCGTTCGCTATCACCACCGTCGCCGTTGCCGTGGCGTTCCTGAGTTCGATGGTGCTCTTCGTGCGGAAACGACGGCATCCGGAGCAATTCCGATCGGAGCGCCTCGACGCCTGA
- a CDS encoding Lrp/AsnC family transcriptional regulator produces the protein MEEELDVDQKDLDILAAIGTRKATSSKEISDETGIPKSTVHYRIQQLREMGVLKNDLFELDLEKVGLSVTVISEVFAEFEEGYHTSIGEKLAAVEGVNQVYFTMGETDFVVISHLHDREMVKRLVEDFEAIDGIQKTSSKFVIEPVKHAEFPIADFDAETIYEMLD, from the coding sequence ATGGAAGAAGAGTTAGACGTCGACCAAAAAGACCTGGACATTTTGGCCGCGATTGGAACGCGGAAGGCGACGAGCTCGAAGGAGATCAGCGACGAGACGGGGATTCCGAAGTCGACGGTCCATTATCGGATCCAACAGCTCCGCGAGATGGGGGTACTGAAAAACGACCTCTTCGAACTCGACCTGGAGAAGGTCGGCCTCTCGGTCACCGTGATCTCTGAGGTGTTCGCCGAATTCGAGGAGGGCTATCACACGAGTATCGGCGAGAAACTCGCGGCCGTCGAAGGCGTCAACCAGGTCTACTTCACGATGGGGGAGACCGACTTCGTAGTCATCTCACACCTTCACGACCGCGAGATGGTCAAACGACTGGTCGAGGACTTCGAGGCTATCGATGGCATCCAGAAGACGAGTTCGAAGTTCGTCATCGAACCGGTCAAACACGCCGAGTTCCCCATCGCCGATTTCGACGCCGAGACGATCTACGAGATGCTGGACTGA
- the ndk gene encoding nucleoside-diphosphate kinase yields the protein MMSKERTFVMVKPDGVQRGLIGEIIGRFEDRGLKLVGGKFMQIDRDLAEEHYGEHEDKPFFDDLVEFITAGPVMAMVWEGQDATQQVRTMMGETDPAESAPGTIRGDFGLDLGRNVIHGSDTEPGSNGREIELFFDDEELLDYERIDEAWLYED from the coding sequence ATAATGAGCAAAGAACGCACCTTCGTGATGGTGAAGCCCGACGGCGTCCAGCGTGGCCTGATCGGTGAGATCATCGGGCGATTCGAAGACCGTGGACTGAAACTGGTCGGCGGGAAGTTCATGCAGATCGACCGTGACCTCGCCGAGGAACACTACGGCGAGCACGAGGACAAGCCCTTCTTCGACGACCTCGTCGAGTTCATCACGGCCGGTCCCGTCATGGCGATGGTCTGGGAGGGCCAGGACGCGACCCAGCAGGTCCGTACCATGATGGGCGAGACCGACCCCGCCGAGTCCGCGCCAGGCACCATCCGCGGCGACTTCGGACTCGACCTGGGTCGGAACGTCATTCACGGCTCCGACACCGAACCCGGCTCCAACGGGCGCGAGATCGAGTTGTTCTTCGACGACGAGGAACTGCTCGATTACGAGCGCATCGACGAAGCCTGGCTGTACGAAGACTGA
- a CDS encoding aspartate aminotransferase family protein — MPAHSPSIHELHFDDAPSVDDAPGRRSRQLVDRQKEIDSNAVAYPRRIPIGIDEAKGATLRDVDGNTYLDFFAGIGVLNVGHSNPYVLSAVHEQIDKVVHTIDFPTEARIELIEKLDAIAPGNLSGNSKVIFGGPSGSDAIEGSIKLAKQHTGGSGLIGFRGAYHGTTAGAGSLTAGKKYKRDYAPLLADVVHAPYPRTDTEVQFALDEVQSILEDPYGGLSNPAGIWVEPIQGEGGVVVPPADFLPGLRDLADDNDVPLIVDEIQSGLGRTGEWWGSDHFDVTPDAITMAKGIGGAGLPIGAMLYDESLDTWGPGGHVGTFRGHVPAMVGGLRAIEYIEEHDLLQHATELGEYIRSRLREIAEDESSIVDVRGKGLFIGMELRDDDGQPMKETVQTIQTRAFERGILVWTAGKYSSTLRLLPPMVMTHEQAATGLDILTEAVHDVL; from the coding sequence ATGCCAGCACACTCTCCATCCATCCACGAGCTGCATTTCGACGACGCTCCGAGCGTCGACGACGCACCGGGCCGTCGATCACGCCAACTCGTCGACCGGCAAAAGGAGATCGACAGCAACGCGGTCGCCTATCCGCGTCGGATTCCCATCGGTATCGACGAAGCGAAGGGCGCCACGCTGCGAGACGTGGACGGGAACACGTATCTGGACTTCTTCGCTGGAATCGGCGTGTTGAACGTCGGTCATTCGAATCCGTACGTCCTCTCCGCCGTCCACGAACAGATCGACAAGGTCGTGCATACGATCGATTTCCCGACCGAGGCTCGCATCGAACTCATCGAGAAACTCGATGCGATCGCGCCCGGGAATCTGAGCGGCAATAGCAAGGTCATCTTCGGCGGTCCCTCCGGGAGTGACGCCATCGAGGGCTCGATCAAACTGGCCAAACAGCACACCGGTGGGTCCGGGCTCATCGGGTTCCGCGGTGCCTATCACGGGACGACCGCCGGCGCAGGAAGTTTGACTGCCGGGAAGAAGTACAAACGCGATTACGCGCCACTCCTGGCGGACGTCGTGCACGCGCCCTATCCACGGACGGATACGGAGGTCCAGTTCGCCCTCGACGAGGTCCAGTCGATACTGGAGGACCCGTATGGCGGACTCAGTAATCCGGCCGGTATCTGGGTCGAACCGATCCAGGGCGAGGGCGGCGTCGTCGTCCCACCCGCGGATTTCTTGCCGGGCTTGCGCGACCTCGCGGACGACAACGACGTCCCGCTGATCGTCGACGAGATCCAGTCGGGGCTGGGCCGGACCGGCGAGTGGTGGGGCAGCGACCACTTCGACGTCACGCCGGACGCGATAACCATGGCGAAGGGGATCGGCGGTGCCGGCTTGCCGATCGGAGCGATGCTCTACGACGAATCGCTCGACACCTGGGGACCGGGTGGCCACGTCGGCACCTTCCGGGGACACGTACCCGCGATGGTCGGCGGCCTCCGAGCCATCGAGTACATCGAAGAGCACGACCTGCTCCAACACGCGACGGAACTGGGCGAATACATTCGGTCACGACTTCGCGAGATCGCAGAAGACGAGTCGTCGATCGTAGACGTCAGGGGCAAGGGACTGTTCATCGGGATGGAACTTCGTGACGACGACGGACAGCCGATGAAAGAGACCGTCCAGACGATCCAGACGCGGGCGTTCGAGCGCGGTATCCTCGTCTGGACGGCGGGCAAGTACAGCAGCACGCTCCGTCTCCTTCCGCCGATGGTCATGACCCACGAGCAGGCGGCCACGGGTCTGGATATCCTGACCGAGGCCGTTCACGACGTCCTGTAA
- a CDS encoding macro domain-containing protein, with amino-acid sequence MDFAVVQGDIAAQSADCLVNAAGTSLRMGSGVAGALRRGANGPINEAAMERGPVELGEVAITDAFDLDADYVVHAAAMPHYGDGKATEASIRAATRNALSTADELGCESLVIPALGCGVAGFDLADGARLICEEIADFSGETLSDVRFIGYSDEEIETIEGVAEAVRGPA; translated from the coding sequence ATGGACTTCGCAGTCGTCCAGGGAGACATCGCGGCACAGTCGGCGGACTGCCTGGTCAACGCCGCCGGGACCAGCCTCCGGATGGGGTCGGGTGTCGCCGGTGCGCTCCGCCGCGGAGCGAACGGCCCCATCAACGAGGCGGCGATGGAGAGGGGGCCGGTCGAGCTCGGCGAGGTCGCCATCACCGACGCCTTCGATCTGGACGCCGACTACGTCGTTCACGCGGCCGCGATGCCCCACTACGGGGACGGCAAAGCGACCGAAGCGAGCATCCGAGCGGCGACCAGGAACGCACTCTCGACGGCCGACGAATTGGGGTGTGAGTCGCTGGTCATCCCGGCGCTCGGGTGTGGCGTCGCGGGCTTCGACCTGGCGGACGGAGCGCGACTGATTTGCGAGGAGATAGCCGACTTCTCGGGCGAGACGCTCTCGGACGTCCGGTTCATCGGCTACAGCGACGAGGAGATCGAGACCATCGAAGGAGTGGCCGAAGCGGTTCGTGGACCGGCGTGA
- a CDS encoding 50S ribosomal protein L24e, whose protein sequence is MPQTRQCDYCGSDIEPGTGTMYVYNDGRTMYFCSSKCEKNADLGREARDVEWTEEARSGE, encoded by the coding sequence ATGCCACAGACACGTCAGTGCGACTATTGTGGATCCGACATCGAGCCCGGCACGGGCACGATGTACGTCTACAACGACGGTCGGACGATGTACTTCTGCTCCTCGAAGTGCGAGAAGAACGCCGACCTGGGCCGCGAAGCCCGGGACGTCGAGTGGACCGAAGAGGCGCGGAGCGGCGAATAA